A region of the Ornithinimicrobium ciconiae genome:
CGAGCTGTTCTACACCGCCGTCACCCGGGCGCAGGAGCGGGTGCGTGTCGTCGGCAGCGAGGCGGCCGTCCGTCTGGCCGTCGCTCGGCGGGTGCAACGCGCGAGCGGGCTGCGGCAGCGGCTCGCGGGGTGAGGCGACTCGCGGAGTGAGGCGACTCGCCAGCTCCGCAGCAGGTGCCGTGCGGGCCTGGTGACTTGCCCACTTCGCAGCAGGTGCCGTGCCGGCCTGGTGACTCGCCAGCTCCGCGGCAGCTGCCGTGCGGGTCGGCAGCGTGCGCTGGTCAGGGCTGGTCGCGTCGGAACGGGTCCATCGCCTCCCGCAAGGCTTGCGCCCGGGCCTGCTCCTCGGCAGTCGGCTCGGCGATCTCGCCCCCGCTGAGTCCGGCCAAGAGATCATCGAGGAAGCGGTCAACCTCATCCATGTCATAGCCGGCCCTGCCCCGTGCGGTCTTGAAGCGCGCAGCCTCGATGTTGGGGACCTGTCGCCCACTCGCGAGAGCGCTGAAGACCTCATCGAGGAAGGCATCGACATCTTCAGTGGCATATCCGCTCTGGAATGCTCGGGCAGTGCGGAACTGTGGTCGTGCTCCCGGTGTCGTCACGATCCTATGGTGCCGGACTGGGCGCCTCGGCGTCATCGGCAACCCCGACGGCAAGCGGCTCGAGGCGATAACGGACCTGGTCGCCCTCGACCGACGTCACCACGATGCGCACCCGGTCAACGGGCTCACCGAGCGCGTTCTCCTCCCAGAACTCCACCTGACAGACCACGGAGGCACCGAGCTGTGAGGCGACGCCCGAAGGACAGGTGACCGACCGCAGCTCGACGCCCTCGGTCGCCAGCCCGTCACGCACGCTCTGCTGCAGGTCACCGGCGGGCACCTCCCCCCTGGAGCAGGCGGCCAGTGTCAGCACGACAGCCAGCAGGCCTGCTGCCCGTCGCCCACTCCAGCTGCCCACTGATCCGCCCCTTCGTTGACCGGCCCATGACCAGCACCAGGGTAGGACAAGAGCAAGCCGCCGTCAGCCGCACCACCGGGAGCGCTCCGTCACAGGGTGGCGCTGGACCACACCGCGCCGGACTCGGAGACGAGCTCGACTGAGACGGCACCCGGGTCGGGCACCACCCAGTTGTTGGGTCGGTCGGGTGCGAGCGTCCACGCACCGACATCGTGGGCCTGCCCGTCGGCGGTGGTCAGCCGACACAGGTAGCGCCGTCCCGGCTCGCCCCCGGCGATGTCCACCACGAGCACCGCGCTGCCCTCGTTCCAGCTGTGGGACACGGTCCCCACCCGGGTGCCGTCAGCCGTGGTCAGGGCGGCCCCTGCCACGACCGTGACCGCAGGCGGCTCGGTGTCCGGGACCTGCCCGTGGCCCCCGAGCGTGGAGGTGAGTCCGGCACCGGTGGCGAGTCCGATGATGGCCGCTGCCGCTGCGACCGCCCAGGTCGGCGGCCGCCACGTGGTCGGACCGGGCCCAGCGTGCCCTGCCCCCGCGTGGCCTGCCCCGGCGGCGTCAGGTCCCGGCAGCGCACCACACTGCTCCAGCACCCCGGCGGTGAAGTCCGGTCCCGGCTCGGCGCGGGGCACAGCAGCCAGGGTCGACTCGATGGCCGCAGTCAGGGCGTCGAGGTCGGCCCGGCACTCGAGACAGTCGCCGACGTGGGCGAGCACGGTGTCACGCTCGGGCCCGCTGAGCTGGCCGAGTGACAGGTCCAGCACCAGGTCCTCGTCGGGGTGCGGCGTCCCTTCCCCGGGCGGCAGTCCGAGCACTCCCGGGTGCCAGTGGTCAGCCATGGTCCACCTCCAGGTCTCCCCCGGCATACGCGGCGCGAAGTCTCCGCAGCCCGTCCCGGATCCGCGTCTTGGCGGTGCCCAGAGGGATGTGCTCGCGCTGACTGACCTCTGCCGCGGTGCACCCGCCGATGACTGCCAGCACCACAGCGCGGGCCTGGTCCGGAGAGAGGTGATGCAGGTGGGCGATGGCCCGCTCGGTCTCCAGCCGGTGGACCGCTGACTCGGCCAGGTCCGGGGATCGCAGTGAGTCCTCGATCAGCTGGTCGAGCAGCTCCGCTCCCATCGGCACCGGTCGCCGGGAACGCACCGCGTCGATCGCGGTGTTGCGGGTGATGGTGAGCAGCCAGGTCAGCACCGAGGCACGCCTCACGTCATAGGTGCTCGCCGCACGCCAGGCCTTCACGAACGCCTCCTGACTCACATCCTCGGCCAACCCCGGGTCGCGGGTGATGCTCAGCGCCAGGCCATAGACCGCCCCCTGGAACCGTCTGACGAAGGCGGCGGCGGCCTGCGGGTCCGCCACCGTCAGCCCGGCGAGCAGCGCGGCATCGGCTGCCCGGTCGGCTCGTGGCAGGCGCGGCATATCAGGTGATACGGACACGGCGCGCCCAGGGATTGGCCGGCCCGACCACCAATCTCCGCGACGGGCGGGCGGCGTATCACTGTGCACGACAACTCCTACACCTGGAGGAACCATGCACCGTTCATTGATGCTCTGGCCGGCGTGCCTGCTCGCCGCCACAGTGCTGACCGCCTGCGGCAGTGACGACCCTGACCAGTCTGACACCCCGACCCCCAGGGAGGGCAGCTCACAGGAGTCCACCGGTGGCGACGAGACCAGTGAGGACACTGCGGCCTCTGACGACACTGCTGATGACTCGCAGGACACGGCGATGGGTCCCGGCCCGGTCGTCACCACCGCCGACACTGATCTCGGCACGATCCTGGTCGACGGGGACGGTATGACCCTGTATCTGTTCACCCAGGACAGCCCGAACAGTTCGGTGTGCCTCGACGACTGCCTCGTGGCCTGGCCCATCCTGGAGGGCGAGCCGAGCGCGGGCGGCGACGCCGATGACAGCAAGCTCGGGTCGCTCGAGCGCGCGGACGGCACGGTCCAGGCGACCTACAACGACTGGCCGCTGTACTACTTCGCGCAGGATCAGGCGCCCGGCGACGTCACTGGTCAGGGCGTCAACGACGTGTGGTGGGTCCTGGACACCGACGGGGAAGCCATCACCGGAGCAACCGGCGACGACGCCTCCAACGGTTACGACTACTGAGAGCCTCCGGCGTGGCGCAGTTCCGCAGCACGGCACAGCAGCCCGGGACCAGTCATCTGGTCCCGGGCCGCCTGGCTTGGCGTGACGCCTGCCTCCACGGGCGCCACGCCGGTCTCACCCCCGTCTCACCTCCGACTCACCCCCGACTCACCCCCGACTCACCCCCGACTCACCCCCGACTCACACTGCGGCCAGTCCTGCCGCGGGAGCCGTGCGGGCGGCTCGCCGGGCGGGCAGCACCGAGGCCAGCAACCCGGCGACGATCGCGACAGCGAGGATGATGGCCAGGCGAGGCACCGGGAAGGCCAGGACCGTCTCGGTGCCCTCCGGCATCAGGGTGCGCACACCGAACCAGGCGTAGGTCACGCCGAGGGCGATGCCGAGGAGCGCGCTGACCACAGCCAGGAGCAGGCCCTCGACGGTGAGCATGCCGCGCAGCTGTGACCGGGTGAGCCCCACGGCGCGCAGCAGCGCGTTCTCCCGAGACCGCTCCAGCACCGAGAGCGCCAGGGTGTTGGCGATCCCGACCACGGCGATGACGACCGCGACGCCGAGCAGTGCCGTGGTGATCAGCACCAGCAGGTCGAGCACCGTGGTCAGCTGGGCGCGCGCCGGAGCGCCACCGGTGATCCACGCGCCCTCGGTCTCGACGATGTCCTGGATGTCGGCGACCACTGCCGGGACGTCCGCACCCTCGGAGAGCCGGATTAGGAGGCCGGACTCGTTGACCGACGAGCGGTCCAGGGTGGCCAGCTGTGCGGCCGGCATCACGAACTCCCCCATCGGCACCTCGACGACCCGCAGCTCGGCCGAGCCGTCCGCACCGGTGACCGTGACCATCTCACCCAGCGTCAGCCCGCCATACTCCAGCATGTGGGATGCGACCCCGATCGTGCCCGGCTCCAGGACC
Encoded here:
- a CDS encoding DivIVA domain-containing protein, coding for MTTPGARPQFRTARAFQSGYATEDVDAFLDEVFSALASGRQVPNIEAARFKTARGRAGYDMDEVDRFLDDLLAGLSGGEIAEPTAEEQARAQALREAMDPFRRDQP
- a CDS encoding DUF4333 domain-containing protein encodes the protein MGSWSGRRAAGLLAVVLTLAACSRGEVPAGDLQQSVRDGLATEGVELRSVTCPSGVASQLGASVVCQVEFWEENALGEPVDRVRIVVTSVEGDQVRYRLEPLAVGVADDAEAPSPAP
- a CDS encoding RNA polymerase sigma factor, with amino-acid sequence MPRLPRADRAADAALLAGLTVADPQAAAAFVRRFQGAVYGLALSITRDPGLAEDVSQEAFVKAWRAASTYDVRRASVLTWLLTITRNTAIDAVRSRRPVPMGAELLDQLIEDSLRSPDLAESAVHRLETERAIAHLHHLSPDQARAVVLAVIGGCTAAEVSQREHIPLGTAKTRIRDGLRRLRAAYAGGDLEVDHG
- a CDS encoding COG4315 family predicted lipoprotein encodes the protein MHRSLMLWPACLLAATVLTACGSDDPDQSDTPTPREGSSQESTGGDETSEDTAASDDTADDSQDTAMGPGPVVTTADTDLGTILVDGDGMTLYLFTQDSPNSSVCLDDCLVAWPILEGEPSAGGDADDSKLGSLERADGTVQATYNDWPLYYFAQDQAPGDVTGQGVNDVWWVLDTDGEAITGATGDDASNGYDY